From Alteromonas australica, one genomic window encodes:
- a CDS encoding glycosyltransferase — translation MNSIKYSIIIPVFNNQTGISQIVNTFVSMGCLGTVVELLIIDDGSVKPITVEAIEGVNLIRQMNIGVSGARNNGIKAAKGEYIAFLDSDDFYDSDVIGMWESATRESQNAELLIFDSRIIDRINNKTLYQTHKCAPGIYSGSNALKYYFNKEIFSHICSILCKREFLLGKGIFFNQKLALSEDVLFMVECINNAEWVHIDQRRYYNYLIHKGSVTNVVATEKVLNHFEAFDVIKNIPVSDNTTKYKNYFVATMYLNYLFKLMSNKCNSSRVIDETLARKTYLQVNLKSSFSIRYFATLVFKILSFFPSAILKPMLTKACKVRHEY, via the coding sequence ATGAATAGCATTAAATATTCAATCATTATTCCTGTATTTAACAATCAAACTGGCATCAGCCAAATAGTAAATACGTTTGTATCTATGGGCTGCCTAGGCACAGTAGTTGAACTCCTTATCATTGACGATGGTTCTGTCAAACCTATTACGGTAGAAGCAATAGAGGGTGTTAATTTAATAAGGCAAATGAATATCGGAGTGTCTGGAGCTCGTAACAATGGAATAAAGGCTGCGAAAGGCGAGTATATAGCCTTCTTGGATTCTGATGATTTTTATGACTCTGATGTTATCGGAATGTGGGAATCGGCGACCAGAGAAAGCCAGAATGCAGAGCTGTTAATATTTGATTCCAGAATAATAGATCGTATAAATAATAAAACACTCTACCAAACTCACAAATGTGCACCAGGCATTTATTCTGGTTCGAATGCGCTTAAATATTATTTTAACAAAGAAATATTTAGTCATATTTGTAGTATTCTTTGTAAACGGGAATTTTTGCTGGGTAAAGGTATTTTTTTCAACCAGAAACTCGCACTATCTGAAGATGTACTGTTTATGGTTGAATGTATAAACAATGCGGAGTGGGTGCATATTGACCAACGTAGGTATTACAATTACCTCATTCACAAAGGCTCGGTCACTAATGTAGTGGCTACCGAAAAGGTGCTTAATCATTTTGAAGCATTCGACGTAATTAAGAATATACCTGTATCTGACAATACGACTAAGTATAAAAACTATTTTGTAGCAACGATGTATCTTAATTACTTGTTTAAACTTATGTCTAATAAATGCAATAGCTCTCGCGTAATTGATGAAACATTGGCAAGGAAAACCTACTTGCAAGTAAATTTAAAAAGTAGTTTTTCCATAAGGTATTTTGCGACATTAGTTTTCAAAATACTTAGTTTTTTTCCCTCCGCAATCTTAAAGCCAATGCTAACTAAAGCCTGTAAAGTTCGACATGAATATTAA
- a CDS encoding glycosyltransferase, whose amino-acid sequence MALVTINPMKSTTIGGVETLIREIQTSFDGQTIIELFQHTPSLENFSENPKVKYVSYGSNGSPAIVHKIFTKFKQRNMIGEVVTNQKANTVVIFHPNDLLYMPHHVRSASKIVLVQTNRLDVYFSGLETFVMRMLAKYVDVFTVYTEIDKQVVNECYGGWFKEVVVIPRGCKLPTAECVATPGKALITIARIHEHQKNFTGLIEIMRNLPADYTLSIFGDGPKDEIAQLEQLIEGFSNVTFYGPTSDVQSVLRKHNIFVMTSHYEGFGQTLIEARSQGLPTIAYDTFDALQWVIKKDENGYIVPPYNVDLFVNAIRTIAESKETYLSLSENAIKFARETEKENINKLWSSTLSYE is encoded by the coding sequence ATGGCATTGGTTACAATTAACCCCATGAAATCCACAACTATCGGTGGTGTAGAAACACTTATTCGTGAAATTCAAACAAGTTTTGATGGGCAAACTATCATTGAGCTTTTTCAACATACACCATCTTTAGAAAACTTCTCTGAAAACCCAAAGGTGAAGTACGTAAGTTATGGAAGTAATGGTAGCCCTGCTATTGTCCATAAAATTTTTACTAAGTTTAAACAGCGAAATATGATTGGCGAAGTTGTCACCAATCAAAAAGCGAATACTGTCGTTATTTTCCACCCAAATGATCTTCTTTATATGCCCCATCATGTAAGGTCGGCAAGTAAGATTGTTTTAGTGCAAACGAATAGACTAGACGTTTATTTCTCTGGCCTTGAAACATTTGTAATGCGTATGCTAGCTAAATATGTTGATGTGTTTACTGTCTATACTGAAATAGATAAACAAGTTGTAAATGAATGTTATGGAGGGTGGTTTAAAGAGGTTGTTGTGATACCAAGAGGATGTAAATTACCTACTGCAGAATGTGTCGCTACACCAGGGAAGGCACTTATCACGATTGCGAGAATTCACGAACACCAGAAAAATTTCACCGGGCTTATTGAAATAATGCGTAATCTTCCTGCCGACTATACGCTTTCTATTTTCGGAGATGGGCCAAAAGACGAGATAGCGCAGTTAGAACAATTGATAGAAGGCTTCTCTAATGTCACTTTTTACGGCCCAACTTCCGACGTTCAAAGTGTGTTACGAAAACACAATATATTTGTGATGACTTCCCATTACGAAGGGTTTGGCCAAACGCTCATTGAAGCGAGAAGTCAAGGTTTGCCTACCATTGCTTACGATACCTTCGATGCGCTGCAATGGGTTATAAAAAAGGATGAGAACGGCTATATAGTGCCTCCTTATAATGTTGATTTGTTCGTAAATGCAATTAGAACGATTGCTGAAAGCAAAGAGACTTACCTAAGCCTGTCTGAAAATGCGATTAAATTTGCACGAGAAACTGAGAAAGAAAACATAAACAAGCTTTGGTCGAGTACGTTAAGTTATGAATAG
- a CDS encoding glycosyltransferase translates to MKKVTYILKSFPVLSQTFVIDQINNLIASGYDVKIISIFSEKVDAKLQENVEKFDLLSRTEFVCQGKSKHQKALSLLFALAKSIINYRQAKPVLGLFTHLLKCKDFKSAIDTVRLYNHFAHHSSLPSEYRNGVFIAHFGQFGVMTQASIDARAISGKLLTVFHGYEMSEYAQINVWKKKYTELCKGNNQLLPISDFWKSRLVEWGADSSYISVMHMGVDVQTLPFNPKPFKKNINILTVARATEKKGLTYAFEAVSLGLSFPYEYNYIGNGQLVQQLKDQVEQANTGNINFLGARSHSEVKEYLRKADIFLLPSVIDTQGDMEGIPVSLMEAMAAGIIVISTEHSGIPELIENGVNGFLAPEKDAVALNKIINQAVSRADLAQIRENARKKVEDEFNSVNLTQELINFIEQ, encoded by the coding sequence ATGAAAAAGGTTACATACATCTTAAAATCGTTTCCTGTACTATCGCAGACCTTTGTAATTGATCAAATAAATAACCTTATTGCTAGTGGTTATGATGTAAAAATAATTTCGATTTTTTCTGAAAAAGTTGATGCAAAACTACAGGAAAACGTTGAAAAGTTTGATTTACTATCCCGAACAGAATTTGTGTGTCAAGGAAAGTCAAAGCATCAAAAAGCACTGTCATTACTTTTTGCATTAGCTAAATCGATTATAAATTACAGACAGGCGAAGCCTGTGCTGGGGCTCTTTACTCATTTGTTAAAATGTAAGGATTTTAAAAGTGCAATCGATACAGTTCGTCTCTACAACCATTTTGCTCATCATTCATCTTTACCTTCAGAGTATAGAAATGGCGTTTTTATCGCGCACTTTGGTCAGTTTGGGGTAATGACGCAGGCGTCAATAGATGCTCGTGCTATCTCCGGTAAGTTACTAACTGTGTTTCACGGATATGAAATGAGTGAGTACGCTCAGATAAATGTATGGAAAAAGAAATATACCGAATTATGTAAGGGAAATAATCAGTTATTGCCAATTAGTGATTTTTGGAAATCGCGATTGGTAGAATGGGGGGCTGATTCAAGCTATATTTCAGTCATGCACATGGGCGTTGATGTACAGACGCTGCCATTCAACCCCAAGCCGTTCAAAAAAAATATAAACATACTGACTGTAGCAAGAGCTACCGAGAAAAAAGGGCTAACCTATGCCTTTGAAGCGGTTAGTTTAGGCTTGTCTTTTCCATATGAATATAACTACATTGGTAATGGTCAGCTGGTTCAGCAATTAAAAGATCAAGTGGAGCAGGCTAATACGGGAAATATAAATTTCCTGGGTGCGCGCTCTCATAGTGAAGTTAAAGAATACCTGCGTAAAGCAGATATTTTTCTCTTACCCTCGGTGATAGACACTCAAGGTGATATGGAAGGTATTCCGGTTTCACTGATGGAAGCCATGGCTGCGGGCATTATCGTCATTTCTACAGAACATTCTGGTATACCTGAGTTGATAGAGAATGGTGTTAACGGATTTCTGGCACCAGAGAAAGATGCAGTAGCGTTAAATAAAATAATTAATCAAGCTGTATCGCGAGCAGACTTAGCTCAAATTAGAGAAAATGCAAGAAAGAAAGTTGAAGATGAATTTAATTCTGTTAATTTAACCCAAGAACTAATAAATTTTATAGAGCAGTAG
- a CDS encoding acyltransferase family protein translates to MKFRTDINGLRALAVAFVVIFHFDESLLQGGFVGVDIFFVISGFLMTGIVLGKLESNNLSIWQFYLSRANRILPALIFLCAAWLFIGYFLFSLIDYKALAKDSIASILFLSNFSYWKTSGYFAAAANEKLLLHTWSLSVEWQFYLIYPVVLAVIYRLLGLGITKLALIIGLILSFLFSIYFSESHSVASYFLLPTRAWEMLLGGIAFVYPLSLNENVKRIAHVVGVILMLVSSFVISSEMAWPGYMALLPCFATYLVLISNQQRSPITNNIVAQFLGKWSYSIYLWHWPIVTLGYYYSLENWFLIGILLSIVAGALSYHFIESANLSNKIPLTRFYKAKPIILSIPVIAVCAFIIANNGVATRFSGEQRELNLQALEAIGDFDYPEPNLRVAGHDVRFIEGTSQDNILFIGASHIEHTYPFVKKYNDFYNVYYLTQGGCFITPSMKNPKWSCKNIQNYQSLLEEVVFKKVVTSFYSFDSYLPKDEEVSVKEVQQRIEDYNDILSDIADQTEHVYLLLGDPRGPEFDPRRTVRVGTYAPIPVEDVVSSYELHDMALGKLNIPKNVSLINPIEHLCTEVCEFLSDDGRFRYKDSNHARPWFAEEAMNYLLTTINP, encoded by the coding sequence ATGAAATTTAGAACTGACATTAATGGATTAAGAGCACTTGCTGTTGCATTTGTGGTTATTTTTCATTTTGACGAAAGCCTATTGCAAGGTGGTTTTGTTGGTGTAGACATCTTCTTTGTAATATCTGGCTTTCTTATGACGGGTATTGTATTAGGTAAGCTAGAATCGAATAACCTTTCGATTTGGCAGTTTTATTTGTCACGGGCAAATCGAATACTGCCAGCACTTATCTTTTTGTGTGCGGCATGGCTATTTATAGGTTATTTTTTATTTTCGCTTATTGACTATAAAGCGTTGGCTAAAGATAGTATTGCTTCAATTTTATTTTTATCAAATTTTTCTTATTGGAAAACATCTGGATATTTTGCTGCGGCTGCAAATGAAAAGCTTCTCTTACATACTTGGTCTTTATCAGTTGAATGGCAGTTTTATCTCATATACCCAGTGGTTCTAGCGGTCATTTACAGGTTGCTAGGTTTAGGTATAACAAAATTAGCCCTAATTATAGGTTTGATTCTCAGCTTTTTATTTAGCATTTATTTTTCTGAAAGCCATAGTGTAGCGTCGTACTTTTTGTTGCCAACGCGAGCGTGGGAAATGCTACTGGGGGGAATTGCGTTTGTTTACCCACTATCACTTAACGAAAACGTAAAAAGAATTGCGCATGTAGTTGGTGTTATACTCATGCTGGTATCAAGTTTTGTGATTTCAAGTGAAATGGCTTGGCCTGGTTATATGGCTCTGCTGCCATGTTTCGCGACCTATCTAGTTCTTATATCGAATCAGCAACGCTCACCAATAACAAACAATATTGTTGCCCAGTTTTTAGGCAAATGGTCATATTCCATTTATCTATGGCATTGGCCTATAGTAACATTAGGTTACTACTATTCTTTAGAAAACTGGTTTTTAATCGGTATTCTACTTTCAATTGTTGCCGGAGCATTGAGTTACCACTTCATAGAGAGTGCTAATTTAAGCAATAAAATACCTTTAACCCGTTTTTATAAAGCTAAACCTATCATATTAAGTATTCCCGTTATTGCAGTGTGTGCATTTATTATTGCTAATAACGGTGTGGCAACAAGGTTTAGTGGAGAGCAACGGGAGTTGAATTTACAAGCTTTAGAAGCTATTGGTGATTTTGATTATCCAGAGCCAAATTTGAGAGTGGCGGGGCATGATGTCCGTTTTATTGAAGGCACGTCACAAGATAATATACTTTTTATTGGTGCTAGTCATATAGAGCATACTTACCCCTTTGTAAAAAAATATAACGATTTTTATAATGTTTATTATTTAACACAAGGTGGATGTTTCATTACTCCTTCTATGAAAAATCCTAAGTGGAGCTGTAAGAATATCCAAAATTATCAGTCCCTACTTGAAGAAGTCGTTTTTAAGAAAGTAGTAACTTCGTTTTATTCTTTTGATAGCTACTTACCCAAAGATGAAGAAGTTAGCGTGAAGGAAGTTCAGCAGCGTATTGAAGATTACAATGATATTTTGAGCGACATTGCGGACCAGACAGAGCATGTTTATTTACTTTTAGGTGATCCCCGAGGGCCAGAGTTTGATCCTCGACGGACAGTTCGAGTTGGGACATATGCTCCTATTCCTGTAGAAGACGTTGTTTCATCCTATGAACTTCATGATATGGCGCTAGGTAAGCTAAACATTCCAAAAAATGTTTCCCTGATTAATCCCATAGAACATTTATGTACTGAAGTGTGTGAATTTTTATCTGACGACGGTCGTTTTCGTTATAAAGATAGTAATCATGCTAGACCTTGGTTTGCTGAAGAAGCAATGAACTACCTTCTTACGACAATTAATCCTTAG
- a CDS encoding glycosyltransferase, which yields MIETNPLVTVIIPTYHDWPRLSACLDALKMQSYSASLIEIFVVNNDPQDTPPPMELAENVTILAESKPGSYAARNLGLSRANGKLIFFTDSDCKPASDWIESAVTIFNASPEVKRIAGRVKVFSAHETFKLVELYDSVFAFQQADYVESGFAVTANLIARRECFELIGPFNSDLMSGGDVEWNLRATEEGLTMRYYDNVMVQHPARDTLKELLIKAKRVAGGRYKKERSEAIKWSFTRGILPPVGAYKTIVHAKLQSTKNTVILFFLFYMLKVYTSINIWLLALNLAQPSRK from the coding sequence ATGATAGAGACTAACCCTCTAGTAACTGTAATTATACCCACATACCACGATTGGCCGCGTTTATCTGCTTGTTTAGATGCGCTTAAAATGCAAAGTTACAGTGCAAGCCTTATAGAAATATTTGTGGTAAATAATGATCCTCAAGATACACCACCACCTATGGAACTTGCTGAAAATGTTACTATTTTGGCTGAAAGTAAACCTGGTTCTTATGCAGCTAGAAACTTAGGCTTATCAAGAGCGAACGGAAAGTTGATATTTTTTACTGACTCCGATTGCAAGCCTGCTAGTGACTGGATTGAAAGTGCAGTAACTATATTTAATGCGTCTCCCGAGGTTAAAAGAATTGCTGGCAGGGTGAAAGTATTTTCAGCGCACGAAACTTTTAAGTTAGTAGAGTTATACGATTCAGTATTTGCATTTCAACAGGCCGATTATGTGGAAAGTGGCTTTGCTGTTACGGCCAATTTAATCGCTCGACGTGAGTGTTTTGAATTGATTGGCCCATTTAATTCTGACTTAATGTCTGGCGGTGATGTTGAATGGAATTTAAGAGCGACTGAAGAGGGGCTTACCATGCGTTATTATGATAACGTGATGGTTCAGCACCCCGCACGAGATACATTAAAGGAGTTGCTCATTAAGGCGAAAAGAGTTGCTGGTGGGCGATATAAGAAAGAGCGCTCGGAGGCCATTAAATGGTCGTTTACCAGAGGCATATTGCCTCCTGTTGGCGCTTATAAAACAATAGTGCATGCAAAGCTGCAAAGCACCAAAAACACTGTCATACTGTTTTTTCTTTTTTATATGCTTAAAGTGTACACTTCTATAAATATTTGGCTTTTGGCGCTCAACTTAGCGCAGCCTTCAAGAAAGTAG
- a CDS encoding O-antigen polymerase: protein MNIKRIVFYLLCVLLPFENTALASIGGVFTAPLGIILVPVMLLLILTDIRKLPAFDLNVIKFFFLTLGLSFVSLLFFLEFDTGFLIDRGSRFVLIVIPTFTVFLFTMRQSMQTMVTGCFILSCMIFLIYLVNLLAPSVVNTPSFLQHNAAFSPHRMRGFTLEASTFAFQFVLACLLFCHIKKIRPLYSIIAISLLTFITTSKGGVLSFMLAFFLSYIICFFRVSTKVKYLSSALLIPLVLLASQDSIAAMFATDIQKYTSVATRSTISLTAIVSLFHYPIGAGYFGFLPSIYNCGPIAMDILDYLFPNTFNYSEVMKYFVVGQVKGVGTKTFLMDWLIIGGMVFLFFYIKAIRYFLNKLNQKKDFYLYVMFLFVVVSTSFYIPADGHYIAPLVVAYLMKSLNEKRLA, encoded by the coding sequence ATGAATATTAAACGAATTGTATTTTATTTGCTCTGTGTATTATTGCCGTTTGAGAACACGGCTTTAGCGTCAATTGGTGGCGTTTTTACCGCGCCGCTTGGTATCATTTTAGTGCCTGTTATGCTGCTTCTTATTCTTACCGATATCCGCAAACTTCCAGCTTTCGATTTAAATGTAATTAAGTTCTTTTTCTTAACGTTAGGGCTTTCTTTTGTAAGTTTGCTTTTCTTTTTAGAGTTCGATACGGGGTTTCTCATTGATAGAGGAAGCAGATTTGTCTTAATTGTTATCCCTACGTTCACGGTTTTCTTGTTTACAATGCGGCAAAGTATGCAAACTATGGTTACAGGGTGCTTCATACTTTCTTGTATGATTTTTCTTATTTATTTAGTGAATTTATTGGCGCCAAGTGTGGTAAACACCCCCTCATTTTTGCAGCACAATGCAGCTTTCTCACCGCACCGTATGCGTGGTTTTACATTAGAAGCTAGTACCTTTGCGTTTCAGTTTGTTTTGGCATGCTTATTGTTTTGTCATATAAAAAAAATTAGACCGCTTTACAGCATCATTGCAATTAGTTTACTCACATTCATTACTACATCGAAAGGCGGTGTATTAAGCTTTATGTTAGCTTTTTTTCTCTCGTACATAATCTGTTTTTTCAGGGTATCTACAAAAGTAAAATATTTAAGCTCTGCATTATTAATACCGCTGGTATTACTTGCTTCTCAAGACTCGATTGCGGCCATGTTTGCAACGGATATTCAAAAATATACTAGCGTGGCTACTCGTTCAACTATTTCACTAACTGCAATAGTGTCTTTGTTTCATTATCCCATTGGTGCAGGTTACTTTGGTTTTCTTCCTAGCATTTATAACTGCGGCCCTATAGCTATGGATATACTGGATTACCTTTTCCCAAATACATTTAATTACAGCGAAGTAATGAAATACTTTGTGGTAGGCCAAGTGAAAGGTGTAGGAACAAAAACGTTTTTAATGGACTGGTTAATTATCGGTGGCATGGTATTTTTGTTTTTTTACATAAAAGCAATCAGGTATTTCTTAAATAAACTCAATCAAAAGAAAGATTTTTATTTATACGTCATGTTTTTGTTTGTTGTAGTGTCTACCTCTTTCTATATTCCTGCCGATGGCCACTATATAGCGCCACTAGTGGTTGCTTATTTAATGAAAAGCTTGAATGAAAAACGCTTAGCTTGA